From Hyla sarda isolate aHylSar1 unplaced genomic scaffold, aHylSar1.hap1 scaffold_2718, whole genome shotgun sequence, one genomic window encodes:
- the LOC130325411 gene encoding gamma-crystallin 1-like yields MGKIIFYEDKNFQGRSYECSADNTDLHSHFSRCNSIKVENGNWMVYERANNQGHQYFLRKGEYPDFKHWMGFNDSICSCRIIPQHRGNFRIRIYEREDFRGHTEEFTKDCPQVYEEFKYNDINSCNVLEGHWIFYELPTFRGHQYYLRPGEYRKYSDWGAVSPKVGSFRRVQDLY; encoded by the exons ATGGGAAAG ATCATTTTTTATGAAGACAAAAACTTCCAAGGTCGCTCCTATGAGTGCAGCGCTGACAACACAGATCTTCATTCCCATTTCAGCCGCTGCAACTCTATCAAAGTGGAAAATGGAAACTGGATGGTGTATGAACGTGCCAACAACCAGGGGCACCAGTACTTCTTAAGAAAAGGAGAATATCCTGATTTTAAGCACTGGATGGGGTTCAATGACTCAATCTGTTCTTGTCGTATCATTCCTCAG CATCGTGGAAATTTCCGCATTAGAATCTATGAGAGAGAAGACTTTAGGGGCCACACAGAAGAATTCACAAAAGATTGCCCACAAGTTTATGAAGAATTTAAATACAATGACATCAATTCCTGCAATGTGCTTGAGGGACACTGGATCTTCTATGAATTGCCCACTTTTCGAGGTCACCAGTATTACCTGAGACCTGGAGAGTACAGGAAATATTCTGATTGGGGTGCTGTGAGCCCAAAGGTTGGATCATTTAGAAGAGTTCAGGATCTGTATTAA